The following are encoded together in the Myxococcales bacterium genome:
- a CDS encoding prepilin-type N-terminal cleavage/methylation domain-containing protein: MRRRQLRRMLAGFTLIELLVAIAVLSMISILIYSAFAGMKRSREGIQRVGDRYREGRLAMARITRELQSAYVSAHLPIDQSIVVVKTAFIGTRGTPADRVDFASFSNVRVDRDSHESDQAEIAYFGETDPKKQGTTHLVRRVSPRVDLRPDRGGRIEVLATDIDLFDLEYLDPLTGQWTETWDTSQATGQLGRLPLQVRVILVLNEGRRSGEGRGREPLRFSTKIALPIQRALTFATQ, encoded by the coding sequence ATGAGGCGCCGCCAGCTGCGCCGTATGCTCGCGGGCTTCACCCTGATCGAGCTCTTGGTTGCCATCGCCGTGCTGTCGATGATCTCGATCCTGATCTATTCGGCCTTTGCGGGCATGAAACGCAGCCGCGAAGGCATTCAGCGCGTGGGGGATCGTTACCGCGAAGGTCGATTGGCCATGGCTCGGATCACCCGCGAGCTCCAGAGCGCCTACGTCTCCGCTCACTTGCCCATCGACCAGAGCATCGTGGTGGTGAAGACCGCCTTCATCGGCACCCGAGGCACGCCGGCGGATCGCGTCGACTTCGCCTCGTTCTCCAACGTGCGGGTGGACCGCGACTCGCACGAGTCCGACCAGGCGGAGATCGCCTACTTCGGCGAGACGGACCCCAAGAAACAGGGCACCACCCACCTGGTGCGCCGAGTGAGCCCGCGGGTCGATCTGCGCCCCGACCGAGGCGGTCGCATCGAGGTGCTGGCGACGGACATCGACCTATTCGATCTCGAATACCTAGATCCGCTGACCGGTCAGTGGACCGAGACCTGGGACACCTCGCAGGCCACCGGACAGCTCGGCCGATTGCCGCTCCAGGTTCGCGTGATCTTGGTCCTGAACGAGGGCCGTCGCTCGGGCGAGGGCCGTGGCCGTGAGCCACTGCGTTTCTCGACCAAGATTGCACTTCCCATTCAACGCGCGCTCACCTTTGCAACCCAATGA
- a CDS encoding general secretion pathway protein GspK, with protein sequence MAIVLVLSALTILAVMLAEFQDETSAELGSALSQRDAVKAEYAAKSSISLSRLLIASEPTIRKALAPLFLLMKQGPPQIPVWEFADRVLGAFNDSEGNEAFLSLAGVGVSEGKNLGLEGAGFEVKIIDEDAKVNVNTPARGDAFSQARLAAQLIGLLGGPQYDPLFDNRDGDGQFSDRQAICGAIIDWTDPDQDGYVCDPHSGSAQQAGAEDSFYQLLKKPYPRKNSAFDSLAELRLVRGVGEDFWSTFVDPDPSRPDKRVMTVWGQGKVNVNTANPQTVLAVICGAAVPGTPLCSDPAEAAKFLTAFDLVKSFTAGAPLFGSPKAFISALKGKGMFGAALSALEMKPIQLLSDTETIKSITTESMVFSIYATGYVKAGQRETRVRIHSVVDFRGAPPPGAAPGALSALTAAAAAGAGAPSTGTPPPPGDLPEGATEAAIAAAFQPNPGGNIIYYRID encoded by the coding sequence GTGGCCATCGTCTTGGTGTTGTCGGCGCTGACGATTCTGGCTGTGATGCTGGCGGAGTTTCAGGACGAGACGAGCGCTGAGCTGGGCAGCGCGCTCTCCCAGCGTGACGCCGTGAAGGCGGAGTACGCGGCGAAGAGCTCGATCAGCCTGTCACGGCTCTTGATCGCGTCCGAGCCGACGATTCGCAAGGCGCTGGCGCCGCTGTTTCTGCTGATGAAACAGGGGCCGCCGCAGATCCCGGTCTGGGAGTTCGCCGACCGGGTGCTGGGCGCGTTCAACGACAGCGAGGGCAACGAGGCGTTCCTCAGCTTGGCCGGCGTGGGCGTCAGCGAAGGCAAGAATCTGGGGCTCGAGGGCGCCGGCTTCGAGGTGAAGATCATCGATGAAGACGCCAAGGTGAACGTGAACACACCCGCGCGCGGCGATGCTTTCAGCCAGGCGCGGCTCGCGGCCCAGCTGATCGGCCTGCTCGGCGGTCCGCAGTATGACCCTTTGTTCGACAATCGTGATGGGGACGGACAGTTCTCCGATCGGCAGGCCATCTGCGGTGCGATCATCGACTGGACGGATCCCGATCAAGACGGATACGTCTGCGACCCGCACTCCGGCTCGGCGCAACAGGCCGGGGCAGAGGACTCGTTCTATCAGCTGCTGAAGAAACCCTACCCGCGGAAGAACTCGGCGTTCGACAGCCTGGCCGAGCTCAGACTGGTGCGGGGTGTGGGGGAGGACTTCTGGTCGACCTTCGTGGATCCCGATCCGAGCCGGCCCGACAAACGCGTCATGACGGTGTGGGGTCAGGGCAAGGTGAACGTCAACACCGCCAACCCGCAGACGGTCTTGGCAGTGATTTGCGGCGCGGCGGTGCCGGGCACGCCGCTGTGCAGTGATCCGGCCGAGGCGGCCAAGTTCCTGACGGCGTTCGACCTGGTGAAGTCGTTCACGGCGGGTGCACCGCTGTTTGGTTCGCCGAAGGCGTTCATCAGCGCGCTCAAGGGCAAGGGCATGTTCGGTGCTGCGCTGTCGGCCCTCGAAATGAAGCCGATTCAGCTGCTGTCCGACACGGAGACGATCAAGAGCATCACGACCGAGAGCATGGTGTTCAGCATCTACGCAACCGGCTACGTGAAGGCGGGTCAGCGCGAGACCCGGGTGCGGATCCACAGCGTGGTCGATTTCCGCGGTGCGCCACCGCCGGGCGCGGCCCCGGGCGCACTCAGCGCGCTCACCGCGGCGGCTGCTGCCGGCGCCGGCGCCCCCAGCACTGGAACGCCGCCGCCGCCGGGTGATCTGCCCGAAGGCGCCACCGAAGCGGCCATCGCCGCCGCGTTCCAACCGAACCCGGGCGGCAACATCATCTACTATCGAATCGACTGA
- the pilM gene encoding pilus assembly protein PilM — MARLVGIDLRPSHVRAVLLSTRYRRIVVERMLEVDIGSPDQSEQALAGCALPLVQHSESVSVAMDGEQTFLHRLSLPSTAMKQLAEVIPFELEAQVPVDFDELVYDYRLLRRSGGASPVVVLSAAARIEHVRARIEQVARVLGRPVERVAVGPLSLANLVAVCPALGAPGPIAIVDLGGNHTEVVVLADGEPVFGRTLSRGVAGLPETAPALASELRQTAAGFAARGGAEITQVYLVGGGAAAPGAEVYLAHELGLPTGPLPTLELEGVSPELVEALPRFAKAISIALGLSGRARDLDLRKGPLAFQRGYGFLKERVPLLAGLGVAIIVSFVFAAWAELNTLGRDQETLSRALASLTKTVLGQETSDPEEAKNLLEKARGKDEVDPQPPLDGLDVMIELSKAVPSSVTHDVEELDVQRGHVKINGVVGSAQDAQTIATNLKAVKCFNDVKISKVTQVINSDRQKYVLEFDVKCQEEKKAKKKTEGGDTSPE; from the coding sequence ATGGCACGTCTAGTTGGCATCGATCTTCGACCCTCGCACGTTCGTGCGGTGCTGCTCTCCACGCGTTATCGCCGCATCGTGGTCGAGCGCATGCTCGAGGTCGACATTGGCTCGCCGGACCAGAGCGAACAGGCCTTGGCAGGCTGTGCGCTGCCGCTGGTGCAACACAGCGAATCCGTCTCGGTGGCCATGGATGGCGAGCAGACCTTCTTGCATCGACTGAGCTTGCCGAGCACCGCGATGAAACAGCTTGCGGAGGTGATCCCCTTCGAGCTGGAGGCGCAGGTGCCCGTTGATTTCGACGAGCTGGTCTACGACTATCGCCTGCTCCGTCGCAGTGGCGGCGCATCCCCGGTCGTGGTGCTGTCCGCCGCCGCGCGCATCGAGCACGTGCGCGCGCGCATCGAGCAGGTCGCGCGAGTCCTGGGGCGCCCGGTGGAGCGTGTCGCGGTGGGACCGCTCTCGCTGGCGAACCTGGTCGCGGTCTGCCCTGCGCTTGGCGCGCCCGGCCCCATCGCCATCGTCGATCTCGGCGGCAACCACACCGAGGTGGTGGTGCTCGCCGACGGGGAGCCGGTCTTTGGACGCACCCTCTCTCGGGGTGTGGCCGGGCTGCCGGAGACGGCGCCGGCGCTCGCGTCCGAACTGCGCCAGACGGCCGCGGGGTTTGCGGCGCGAGGCGGCGCGGAAATCACCCAGGTCTATCTGGTGGGCGGCGGCGCCGCCGCTCCGGGAGCCGAGGTCTACCTGGCCCACGAGCTGGGGCTGCCCACCGGGCCGCTGCCGACGCTCGAGCTGGAGGGCGTGAGTCCGGAGCTGGTCGAGGCGCTGCCGCGGTTTGCCAAGGCCATCTCCATCGCCCTGGGCCTCAGCGGCCGCGCGCGTGACCTCGATCTTCGGAAAGGGCCGCTCGCCTTCCAGCGTGGTTACGGATTCTTGAAGGAGCGGGTGCCGCTCTTGGCGGGGCTCGGAGTGGCGATCATCGTCAGCTTCGTGTTCGCGGCCTGGGCTGAGCTGAACACACTCGGTCGGGATCAAGAGACCTTGAGCCGTGCGCTGGCCTCGCTGACCAAGACCGTGCTCGGTCAAGAGACGAGTGATCCGGAGGAAGCCAAGAACCTGCTGGAGAAGGCCCGGGGCAAGGACGAGGTCGATCCTCAGCCGCCCCTCGATGGTCTCGACGTGATGATCGAGCTCTCGAAGGCCGTACCGTCGAGCGTGACGCACGACGTCGAAGAGCTCGATGTGCAGAGGGGCCACGTCAAGATCAACGGGGTCGTCGGCTCGGCGCAGGACGCTCAGACCATCGCGACCAACCTCAAGGCCGTGAAGTGCTTCAACGACGTGAAGATCTCCAAGGTGACCCAGGTCATCAACAGCGACCGTCAGAAATACGTGCTCGAGTTCGATGTGAAATGTCAGGAAGAGAAGAAGGCCAAGAAGAAGACGGAGGGCGGCGATACCTCGCCGGAGTGA
- the gspN gene encoding type II secretion system protein GspN, which translates to MKPRVKKVLKALLYPAFYLVCLVTFLLWTFPYDRLKDRLVAEFNARQPAGAGTRLEIEKMSGYWLSGVEAQGVALHSPPSPAKEDGKVEEPRVVKVDDIHLRASIFRLLFGTLKISFGGEAFGGTLNGSTSDADGARSFVLELDGVDVGGLPMLREVVGLPMTGKLSGSIDLKMPEAKLSKAEGKIDLRIVELSFGDGKAKIRDTIALPKVEAGELTLVAEASEGRLKIEKLAANGSDIELAADGNIRLREPLDTALAELSMRFKFADKFKSKNDTTKALFGEPNSPIPGLFDLDPKNKRAKRPDGFYAFRLTGPLSKLDAQPAPLGSAGGAAGGRGGVRGFSGAP; encoded by the coding sequence GTGAAGCCGCGCGTAAAGAAGGTCCTGAAGGCGCTGCTCTACCCGGCCTTCTACCTGGTGTGTCTGGTCACGTTCCTGCTCTGGACGTTCCCCTACGACCGCCTGAAGGATCGGCTGGTCGCGGAGTTCAATGCCCGGCAGCCGGCCGGCGCGGGCACACGACTCGAGATCGAGAAGATGAGTGGTTACTGGCTCTCCGGCGTCGAGGCGCAGGGTGTCGCTCTGCACTCGCCGCCTTCACCTGCCAAAGAAGACGGCAAGGTCGAAGAACCCCGGGTGGTCAAGGTAGACGACATCCACCTGCGAGCGTCGATCTTCCGGTTGCTCTTTGGCACGCTCAAGATCTCGTTTGGGGGTGAGGCGTTCGGTGGCACCTTGAATGGCAGCACCTCCGACGCCGACGGTGCCCGCAGCTTCGTGCTCGAGCTCGACGGGGTGGACGTCGGCGGGCTGCCGATGCTGCGTGAAGTGGTCGGGCTGCCGATGACAGGCAAACTGAGCGGCAGCATCGACCTCAAGATGCCCGAGGCGAAGCTGTCGAAGGCCGAGGGCAAGATCGATCTGCGTATCGTCGAGCTCTCGTTCGGCGACGGAAAAGCGAAAATCCGCGACACCATCGCCCTGCCGAAAGTGGAGGCGGGGGAGCTGACGCTGGTGGCAGAGGCCAGCGAGGGCCGGCTCAAGATCGAGAAGCTCGCAGCCAACGGGTCGGACATCGAGCTGGCCGCGGACGGCAACATTCGCCTGCGTGAGCCTCTGGACACGGCGCTTGCGGAGCTCTCGATGCGCTTCAAGTTTGCCGACAAGTTCAAGAGCAAGAACGACACGACCAAGGCGTTGTTCGGGGAGCCGAACTCACCGATCCCAGGTTTGTTCGACCTCGATCCCAAGAACAAACGCGCCAAGCGCCCCGACGGCTTTTACGCGTTTCGCCTCACCGGACCGCTCTCGAAGCTCGACGCGCAGCCTGCGCCGCTCGGGTCGGCCGGAGGGGCAGCGGGCGGTCGCGGGGGTGTGCGGGGGTTCTCCGGCGCGCCTTGA
- a CDS encoding tetratricopeptide repeat protein: protein METDILRAELERHFELDEMLALSRNVLGFDPEEVGGAAAKGSFANALTQHCVRADAIEALCDALLASKPDINPKIAHIRINGLPFDEELRPGATFGDYTIVRKLGEGRLAITYLAKGPEGEWRLRVLRREATRDRRGLHRFLTVSRLIGAIDHSGLPKSLSAGEIDDRFLVAHRYVDGQPLAVRISRTGPMHINEARPLLKGVLEALRAVHDRRLAHGDVRLENLLVHRAADGTQQVVLVDAGSDRLRARARVQSNGQNELFSTVGSPKTVAPEQIRGIPADPRSDVYSFGCVLYEILCGKPVFGGATAIHAAIGHLTEVAGAPSSVAPRGWVTKEIDEWVTSMLEKDPEKRPKHAGALIEALETMGRSAVAKKESKLSEAELDKRIESLVADPSDEDAAVLLEAAVEEGADAARVAEAFSMAADGIEVGEDKKQRETKKSLLFRAARLFEHQAKDAAKAEQMYIWLVDLDPADDIALTALEDVRKQLGKYEELIEMLLNRSEKAESAGERARAFAEIGRVYLTDLDDPEQAIIAYTQAFCEDPLQPTYADEIERSAGARAERWNDVLATCAQAATSDIAQETKSPLLTRMGRWYTEKLSRPDLALPCYQAVIASDPANDPALEGMTQIYRKAQQWPELVMVLARRADGAVTPARARDLRTEAAEILELQLSDTGRARDLYEQVLAEDPGHERASESLARIYERTSDFPGFVKLLERRAEALRGEERLKVLCRIADLYEDNLKDEAEAMRRLDVVLSEDPKNLDALRSLDRLYSKTGRFQDLLENLHAQIALAATPRQKITLWERVAGIHDEEFLNHEKAAEAWAEVIAVDSAHEAALMALGRHYRALDRWEDVASVLEKQLKVASEPERQLELYLGLGRVLVEQIGNPERATKAYESVLVLNPEHPGALEALARIRETAGDADAALAAIEALAENASSKEARAEQYVRAARLLEGRGDRDGAIERYKLALDANPKDSGIAAALRAAYLSRGDVNAAIQLLDREISEMDGDRAKAKLAGEMAVLFRDRLKDDKRAEESAKRAVSFDPTNMQGLLVLGDLAFENKRHLEAATHYGSIAERAGNLEQKEATRILVRYVDALSQTGSTEQALAPMDTLLRIAPDDAEAIGRVAQVTFEHGSPGRAAELHKDLLERFGKQLKGKDRALSLFRLGESLRRAGDLDAALAPLEEAAELDPSLPQPLESLSKYWEAKEDWEKLLKVKNRHLDLATGEDRVQILLDMGDIAAGKLNDRTRAAKSFVAALEDKPDDRRLLTKLMQLYSEEKDWGKLVDVVLRLADFVEEPKQRVKYLHTAAVVCARQMGDVERALELYQRVLELEPKLEKALAEAIDLRREKGDFEGVERLLQRRLETATADKDRDALLATFGDLAELYEKNLGWMDRAIDAYEAAQTLDPDNASRQAKLADLYASDPKKYMDKAIAAQTVILRQNPYRPEIYKAMRKLYTEVKDADAAWGLCQALYVLNLAEPDEERFFKRMRPETAAPAQAALSDDDWLTHLMHVDADPLLTSVFALIEPAVIAARGQHFEALGFDRRYAIDLARHPYPMSQTLFYSCGVLGMEPPPTFQNNNDPGGLSYLHAYQPSIVLGMAALSADVPPQAAAFIAARHITYFRPGMYVRHLVPSGTGLKAWLFAAIKMIAPQFPIAAEMEGPVTEARQSLERSLHGQARDQLARIVAKLIQAGGALDLKKWLGGIDMTADRAGFVCAHDLETAVEIIKASDEASSAIPPQDRLKELVLYSVSEPYFKLRKKLKISVDS, encoded by the coding sequence ATGGAGACCGACATCCTTCGCGCAGAGCTGGAACGCCACTTCGAGCTGGACGAGATGCTCGCGCTCAGTCGCAACGTCCTTGGTTTCGATCCCGAAGAGGTGGGCGGCGCCGCCGCCAAAGGCTCCTTCGCCAATGCGCTCACGCAGCATTGCGTGCGAGCCGACGCCATCGAAGCCCTGTGCGATGCCCTCTTGGCCTCCAAGCCGGACATCAACCCGAAGATCGCCCACATTCGCATCAACGGGCTGCCCTTCGATGAAGAGCTCCGCCCCGGCGCAACGTTCGGGGACTACACCATCGTGCGCAAGCTCGGCGAAGGCCGACTGGCCATCACATACCTGGCCAAGGGGCCGGAGGGTGAGTGGCGCCTGCGGGTGTTGCGTCGGGAGGCGACCCGCGACCGCCGCGGTCTGCATCGATTCCTGACCGTGAGCCGTTTGATCGGAGCGATCGACCACTCCGGTTTGCCCAAGAGCTTGAGCGCCGGCGAGATCGACGACCGATTCCTGGTGGCCCACCGCTACGTCGACGGGCAGCCGCTCGCGGTGCGGATCTCTCGCACCGGTCCGATGCACATCAACGAAGCGCGCCCCCTGCTGAAGGGTGTGCTCGAAGCGCTCCGCGCGGTCCACGACCGGCGCCTCGCGCACGGCGACGTGCGGCTGGAAAATCTGCTCGTGCACAGAGCAGCGGACGGCACCCAGCAGGTGGTCTTGGTGGACGCCGGCTCCGACCGACTGCGCGCCCGGGCGCGGGTGCAGAGCAACGGGCAGAACGAGCTGTTCTCGACGGTCGGCTCCCCGAAGACCGTTGCGCCGGAGCAAATCCGCGGCATCCCCGCCGACCCACGCAGCGACGTCTACTCATTCGGTTGCGTTTTGTACGAGATCTTGTGCGGCAAACCCGTGTTCGGCGGTGCCACGGCCATCCACGCGGCCATCGGGCACCTCACCGAGGTGGCGGGTGCACCGAGCAGCGTCGCACCGCGCGGCTGGGTCACCAAGGAGATCGACGAGTGGGTCACGTCGATGCTCGAGAAGGACCCGGAGAAACGCCCGAAGCACGCCGGCGCACTGATCGAAGCGCTGGAGACCATGGGGCGCTCCGCGGTCGCCAAGAAAGAATCGAAGCTCTCCGAAGCCGAGCTCGACAAACGCATCGAGAGCCTGGTCGCCGATCCGTCGGACGAAGACGCCGCCGTGCTGCTCGAAGCAGCGGTCGAAGAGGGCGCGGATGCGGCGCGGGTCGCCGAGGCCTTCAGCATGGCCGCCGACGGGATCGAGGTCGGGGAAGACAAGAAACAACGCGAGACGAAGAAGAGCCTGCTGTTCCGCGCGGCGCGCCTGTTCGAGCACCAAGCCAAGGACGCGGCCAAGGCCGAGCAGATGTACATTTGGCTGGTCGATCTCGATCCGGCCGACGACATCGCGCTCACCGCCCTCGAAGACGTGCGCAAGCAGCTCGGGAAATACGAAGAGCTGATCGAGATGCTGCTGAACCGCAGCGAGAAGGCGGAGAGCGCCGGCGAGCGCGCGCGCGCCTTCGCCGAGATCGGGCGGGTGTACCTCACGGACCTCGACGATCCGGAGCAGGCCATCATCGCCTACACCCAGGCCTTCTGCGAGGACCCGCTTCAGCCGACCTACGCCGACGAAATCGAGCGCTCGGCCGGCGCTCGCGCCGAGCGCTGGAACGACGTTCTGGCCACCTGCGCGCAAGCGGCGACCAGCGACATCGCCCAAGAAACCAAGAGCCCGCTGCTCACGCGCATGGGCCGCTGGTACACGGAAAAACTGAGCCGCCCCGACCTGGCGCTGCCCTGTTATCAGGCAGTCATCGCCAGCGATCCGGCCAACGATCCTGCGCTCGAGGGCATGACGCAGATCTATCGCAAGGCTCAGCAGTGGCCGGAGCTGGTCATGGTGCTCGCGCGTAGAGCGGACGGCGCGGTGACCCCGGCGCGCGCCCGCGATCTGCGCACGGAGGCCGCCGAAATCCTGGAGCTGCAGCTGAGTGACACCGGGCGTGCCCGCGACCTGTACGAACAGGTGCTCGCCGAAGACCCGGGGCACGAGCGAGCGAGTGAATCGCTGGCCCGAATCTACGAACGAACCTCGGACTTCCCGGGTTTTGTCAAGCTGCTCGAACGACGCGCGGAGGCACTACGGGGCGAAGAGCGCCTCAAGGTGCTGTGCCGCATCGCTGATCTCTACGAAGACAACCTGAAGGACGAGGCAGAGGCGATGCGACGCCTCGACGTCGTCTTGAGCGAGGATCCCAAGAACCTCGACGCGCTGCGTTCGCTCGATCGTCTGTACAGCAAGACCGGCCGGTTCCAAGACCTGCTCGAGAACTTGCACGCTCAGATCGCGCTGGCCGCCACACCGCGCCAGAAGATCACACTCTGGGAGCGCGTCGCTGGCATCCACGACGAAGAGTTCCTGAACCACGAGAAGGCCGCCGAAGCCTGGGCCGAGGTGATCGCAGTCGACAGCGCCCACGAGGCCGCGCTGATGGCTCTCGGACGCCACTATCGCGCCCTCGATCGCTGGGAAGACGTCGCCAGTGTGCTCGAGAAGCAGCTCAAGGTCGCCAGCGAGCCCGAGCGGCAGCTCGAGCTGTACCTGGGCTTGGGTCGTGTCTTGGTGGAGCAGATCGGCAACCCCGAGCGGGCAACCAAGGCCTACGAGAGTGTCTTGGTACTCAACCCGGAACATCCGGGCGCCCTCGAGGCCCTGGCCCGCATCCGGGAGACCGCGGGCGACGCGGACGCAGCGCTGGCTGCCATCGAGGCGTTGGCGGAGAACGCCAGCAGCAAAGAGGCACGCGCCGAGCAGTACGTGCGCGCGGCCAGGCTGCTCGAAGGCCGAGGCGATCGCGACGGCGCCATCGAGCGTTACAAACTCGCGCTCGACGCCAACCCCAAGGACTCCGGGATCGCCGCGGCGCTCAGAGCCGCTTATCTGTCCCGCGGGGACGTCAACGCCGCCATCCAGCTCCTCGACCGAGAGATCAGCGAGATGGACGGTGATCGCGCCAAGGCCAAGCTCGCGGGCGAGATGGCCGTGTTGTTCCGGGACCGACTGAAAGACGACAAACGCGCGGAGGAGAGCGCAAAGCGCGCCGTGTCGTTCGATCCGACCAACATGCAAGGGCTGCTCGTGCTCGGAGATCTCGCCTTCGAAAACAAACGCCATCTGGAGGCCGCCACCCACTACGGCTCGATCGCCGAACGAGCGGGCAACCTGGAGCAGAAGGAGGCAACGCGCATCCTCGTGCGTTACGTCGACGCGCTGAGCCAGACCGGATCGACGGAGCAGGCGTTGGCCCCGATGGACACGCTGCTGCGGATTGCACCGGACGACGCCGAGGCGATCGGACGCGTCGCACAGGTGACGTTCGAGCACGGGTCGCCGGGCCGCGCCGCGGAGCTGCACAAAGATCTGCTCGAACGTTTCGGCAAACAGCTCAAGGGCAAGGACCGCGCCCTCAGCCTGTTTCGGCTGGGCGAGTCGCTGCGTCGCGCCGGCGATCTGGACGCCGCGCTCGCGCCGCTGGAAGAAGCCGCAGAGCTCGATCCGTCGCTGCCGCAGCCGCTCGAGTCTCTGAGCAAGTACTGGGAGGCCAAAGAGGATTGGGAGAAGCTGCTCAAGGTCAAGAACCGGCACCTCGACCTGGCGACGGGCGAAGATCGCGTGCAGATCCTGCTCGACATGGGCGACATCGCCGCCGGCAAATTGAACGACCGTACCCGCGCGGCCAAAAGCTTCGTTGCGGCGCTCGAAGACAAACCCGACGACCGCCGTCTCTTGACCAAGCTGATGCAGCTCTACAGCGAGGAAAAGGACTGGGGGAAACTCGTCGACGTCGTGCTGCGCTTGGCCGACTTCGTCGAGGAGCCCAAACAACGGGTGAAGTACCTGCACACCGCGGCCGTGGTCTGCGCGCGTCAGATGGGCGACGTCGAGCGCGCGCTAGAGCTGTATCAGCGGGTGCTGGAGCTCGAGCCGAAGCTCGAGAAGGCGCTGGCGGAAGCCATCGACTTGCGCCGTGAAAAAGGCGATTTCGAGGGCGTCGAGCGGCTCTTGCAGCGCCGCCTCGAGACCGCGACGGCCGACAAGGATCGCGACGCCTTGCTGGCGACCTTCGGGGATCTCGCCGAGCTCTACGAGAAGAACCTCGGCTGGATGGACCGCGCCATCGACGCCTACGAGGCCGCTCAGACGCTGGACCCGGACAACGCTAGCCGGCAAGCGAAGCTGGCGGATCTGTACGCATCGGATCCCAAGAAGTACATGGACAAGGCCATCGCGGCCCAGACGGTCATCCTGCGCCAAAATCCGTATCGCCCCGAGATCTACAAGGCGATGCGCAAGCTCTACACGGAGGTCAAGGACGCGGACGCCGCGTGGGGGCTCTGCCAAGCCCTCTACGTCTTGAACCTCGCGGAGCCGGACGAGGAGCGCTTCTTCAAGCGCATGCGCCCGGAGACCGCCGCGCCCGCCCAGGCCGCGCTGTCCGACGACGACTGGCTCACTCACCTGATGCACGTCGACGCCGACCCGCTCCTCACGAGTGTGTTTGCGTTGATCGAGCCGGCGGTGATCGCCGCGCGCGGCCAGCACTTCGAGGCACTGGGCTTCGACCGGCGTTACGCCATCGATCTGGCTCGCCACCCGTACCCGATGAGCCAAACGCTATTTTATTCCTGCGGCGTGCTCGGCATGGAACCGCCTCCCACCTTCCAGAACAACAACGACCCGGGGGGCCTCTCGTATCTGCACGCCTACCAACCTTCCATCGTGCTCGGTATGGCGGCGCTCTCGGCCGACGTGCCGCCGCAAGCGGCCGCGTTCATTGCAGCGCGACACATCACCTATTTCAGACCGGGAATGTACGTTCGGCACCTGGTGCCGAGCGGCACCGGGCTGAAGGCCTGGCTGTTCGCCGCCATCAAGATGATCGCGCCGCAGTTCCCGATCGCTGCGGAAATGGAGGGGCCGGTCACCGAAGCCCGGCAGTCCCTCGAGCGCAGCTTGCACGGCCAAGCCCGTGACCAGCTGGCTCGCATCGTCGCCAAGCTGATCCAGGCCGGCGGCGCCCTCGATCTGAAGAAGTGGCTGGGCGGCATCGACATGACCGCAGACCGAGCCGGCTTCGTGTGCGCGCACGATCTCGAGACCGCCGTCGAAATCATCAAGGCGAGCGATGAAGCGTCGAGCGCAATTCCCCCACAAGATCGCCTCAAGGAGCTGGTGCTCTACAGCGTCAGCGAGCCGTACTTCAAGTTGCGGAAGAAACTGAAGATCTCAGTGGACTCCTGA
- a CDS encoding septum formation initiator family protein → MPWGHVSSRAVLLERVLPLAILVVAVVAVPVLVLSPTGLARLTSLRQERSRADEEISKLSQQIGELRAQVTRIKDDPAAVERVARDELGLIRQTEVVFQFKE, encoded by the coding sequence ATGCCTTGGGGCCACGTGTCCTCGCGCGCTGTTCTCCTCGAGCGGGTTCTGCCCCTGGCCATCTTGGTCGTTGCCGTCGTTGCGGTGCCGGTTCTCGTGCTCTCACCGACTGGGCTCGCACGACTCACGTCGCTCAGGCAGGAGCGATCCCGCGCTGACGAGGAGATCTCGAAGCTGAGTCAGCAGATCGGCGAGCTTCGTGCCCAGGTCACGCGCATCAAGGACGATCCGGCCGCCGTGGAACGGGTCGCGCGTGATGAGCTCGGGCTGATCCGCCAGACCGAGGTCGTCTTTCAGTTCAAGGAATGA